In the Clupea harengus chromosome 16, Ch_v2.0.2, whole genome shotgun sequence genome, one interval contains:
- the pphln1 gene encoding periphilin-1 isoform X2 — MAFRRDRNVRDVYEDRFPVERGGPYRRSGFGRPDEDYGRGFEYNDNPRFYPGGGPPRSYHGEGPHFAGEHRAVPPGRRDESYQYYRGARDEPLPGRPIDFRPGGRVGPLPPPPSGRGQGSYPPPRSLPALGPEAGDDTVMQAILSLDRGEDHEGMRRKAPFPAVRERSPLRRDVPPSPSPHSRSGSSISSRSYSPDRAKTHPYPPPPGKSAGVGSAGAPGFRGEIARSWGSFGEPTPHTPTG; from the exons GGCCCTTATAGGAGGTCTGGTTTTGGACGTCCAGATGAAGACTATGGCCGAGGTTTTGAGTACAACGACAACCCTCGATTTTACCCAGGAGGAGGACCCCCTCGCAGTTACCATGGCGAGGGCCCCCACTTTGCTGGAGAACACAGAGCAGTTCCCCCAGGCCGAAGG GATGAATCATACCAATACTACAGAGGTGCCAGGGACGAGCCACTACCAGGGAGGCCTATTGACttcag ACCAGGAGGCCGAGTTGGCccgctccccccaccccccagcggTAGAGGTCAAGGGTCGTACCCTCCCCCGAGGTCGCTGCCAGCTTTGGGCCCCGAGGCGGGCGATGACACGGTGATGCAGGCCATCCTCAGCCTGGACCGAGG ggAGGACCATGAGGGCATGCGGCGTAAGGCTCCATTCCCCGCGGTGAGGGAACGCTCCCCCCTGAGGCGAGacgtgcccccctccccctccccccacagccGCTCTGGGTCCAGCATCAGCAGCCGCAGCTACTCGCCAGACAGAGCCAAGACACACCCATACCCACCGCCACCGGGCaaga GTGCGGGCGTTGGTTCCGCTGGTGCTCCTGGGTTTCGTGGGGAGATAGCgcggagctggggcagtttcgGTGAGCcgaccccacacacccccaccggttag
- the pphln1 gene encoding periphilin-1 isoform X1 codes for MAFRRDRNVRDVYEDRFPVERGGPYRRSGFGRPDEDYGRGFEYNDNPRFYPGGGPPRSYHGEGPHFAGEHRAVPPGRRDESYQYYRGARDEPLPGRPIDFRPGGRVGPLPPPPSGRGQGSYPPPRSLPALGPEAGDDTVMQAILSLDRGEDHEGMRRKAPFPAVRERSPLRRDVPPSPSPHSRSGSSISSRSYSPDRAKTHPYPPPPGKKREKPSSAFISASRDGSPHNSASVTKEEPLLTDALVDEAPPSTEEPSAFFEDFQERRAQAIAAKAREIEKVTHTHTHTHTHTHT; via the exons GGCCCTTATAGGAGGTCTGGTTTTGGACGTCCAGATGAAGACTATGGCCGAGGTTTTGAGTACAACGACAACCCTCGATTTTACCCAGGAGGAGGACCCCCTCGCAGTTACCATGGCGAGGGCCCCCACTTTGCTGGAGAACACAGAGCAGTTCCCCCAGGCCGAAGG GATGAATCATACCAATACTACAGAGGTGCCAGGGACGAGCCACTACCAGGGAGGCCTATTGACttcag ACCAGGAGGCCGAGTTGGCccgctccccccaccccccagcggTAGAGGTCAAGGGTCGTACCCTCCCCCGAGGTCGCTGCCAGCTTTGGGCCCCGAGGCGGGCGATGACACGGTGATGCAGGCCATCCTCAGCCTGGACCGAGG ggAGGACCATGAGGGCATGCGGCGTAAGGCTCCATTCCCCGCGGTGAGGGAACGCTCCCCCCTGAGGCGAGacgtgcccccctccccctccccccacagccGCTCTGGGTCCAGCATCAGCAGCCGCAGCTACTCGCCAGACAGAGCCAAGACACACCCATACCCACCGCCACCGGGCaaga aaAGGGAAAAGCCATCATCTGCTTTTATCAGTGCGTCTCGAGACGGATCTCCTCACAACTCTGCCTCTGTCACTAAG GAGGAGCCTCTGTTGACTGATGCCCTGGTGGACGAGGCCCCGCCCAGCACGGAGGAACCCTCTGCCTTCTTTGAGGACTTCCAGGAGCGGAGGGCCCAGGCCATCGCTGCTAAGGCGCGGGAGATCGagaaggtgacacacacacacacacacacacacacacacacacacacataa